In Hasllibacter sp. MH4015, the following proteins share a genomic window:
- a CDS encoding pyridoxamine 5'-phosphate oxidase family protein — MSHHQSDHDTTALKDALFDGLENTRVGMLGLAGMPNHMQPMTHFVDREARKLHFITARDTDLAKNIGTGQEAHFCIMGDKGGIYACMRGQITPNADREKLEDLWSPAAAMWFDGGIDDPQVQLLTLSLVDAQVWTVDANALKFGLEMLRGTLGDKDPDLGDSGFVRLAA, encoded by the coding sequence ATGTCCCACCATCAATCGGACCATGACACCACCGCCCTCAAGGACGCGCTCTTTGACGGGTTGGAGAATACGCGCGTCGGTATGCTCGGCCTTGCCGGGATGCCGAACCATATGCAGCCCATGACCCATTTCGTGGATCGTGAAGCGCGCAAGCTGCACTTCATCACCGCCCGCGACACCGACCTTGCCAAGAATATCGGCACCGGCCAGGAGGCGCACTTCTGCATCATGGGTGACAAGGGCGGCATCTACGCCTGCATGCGCGGCCAGATCACGCCCAATGCAGACCGCGAGAAACTGGAAGACCTCTGGTCGCCCGCCGCCGCGATGTGGTTCGACGGGGGCATCGACGATCCGCAAGTCCAGCTTCTGACGCTATCGCTCGTCGATGCGCAGGTCTGGACGGTGGATGCCAACGCCCTGAAATTCGGGCTGGAGATGCTCCGCGGCACCCTGGGCGACAAGGACCCGGATCTGGGTGACAGCGGCTTTGTCCGCCTCGCCGCCTGA
- a CDS encoding DUF3422 family protein, with product MPLQDHPLRYALANELHARPFPALDCPGQAVYLAIKQPKEAAKRDRNLDRAHLLSLLDRFGAQHPGPDATHYFGKLGRFHLKWESHTEFVTYTAFLENGADRPFDPAAWDVFPEDWLDDAPGVRITSAHIRYAPEPSDTTKIGEMIADWFVPESLAVSHVLDRTAIIAGDFRIDSLGHMRFAVFTKPDTGNRRIGRIVQRICEIETYKSMSMLGLPRARDISRRMGEIDESLSRLVKDLTGDLRKPDQTLDALLAAASELEQLQTESAFRFGATGAYEALVNQRVEVLREERFQGRQTFAEFMMRRFDPAMRTIKATEARLSSMTDRAIRAGDLLRTRVDVDRSAQNQQLLESMDARSDLQLRLQKTVEGLSIVAISYYAVNLVVYLISPLSEPLGLQETWLTAIAVLPTVFLVWLVVRSIRKSIEK from the coding sequence ATGCCCTTGCAAGATCATCCTTTGCGCTATGCGCTCGCCAACGAGTTGCACGCCCGTCCTTTCCCCGCGCTCGACTGCCCCGGACAGGCGGTCTATCTGGCGATCAAACAACCCAAGGAAGCGGCGAAGCGGGACCGCAACCTCGACCGCGCGCATCTTCTGTCGCTGCTGGATCGCTTCGGCGCACAGCATCCCGGCCCCGACGCGACCCATTATTTCGGCAAACTGGGGCGCTTTCACCTGAAATGGGAAAGCCACACGGAGTTCGTGACTTATACCGCGTTTCTCGAAAACGGGGCCGACCGCCCGTTCGATCCCGCCGCCTGGGACGTGTTCCCCGAGGATTGGCTGGACGATGCGCCGGGCGTGCGCATCACGTCCGCCCATATCCGCTATGCGCCCGAGCCATCCGATACGACCAAGATCGGAGAGATGATCGCCGATTGGTTCGTCCCCGAAAGCCTTGCCGTGTCCCACGTGCTCGACCGGACCGCGATCATCGCGGGCGATTTCCGCATCGACAGCCTGGGCCACATGCGGTTCGCCGTCTTCACCAAGCCCGATACCGGCAACCGGCGCATCGGGCGGATTGTGCAGCGGATCTGCGAGATCGAGACCTACAAGTCGATGTCCATGTTGGGCCTGCCGCGGGCGCGCGACATCTCCCGCCGCATGGGGGAAATCGACGAAAGCCTCTCGCGCCTCGTGAAGGACCTGACGGGTGATCTGCGCAAGCCGGACCAGACCCTCGATGCGCTTCTGGCGGCGGCGTCGGAATTGGAGCAATTGCAGACCGAAAGCGCCTTCCGCTTCGGCGCGACCGGCGCCTACGAGGCGCTCGTCAACCAGCGGGTCGAAGTGCTGCGGGAGGAGCGCTTCCAGGGCCGCCAGACCTTCGCGGAATTCATGATGCGCCGCTTCGATCCCGCCATGCGCACGATCAAGGCAACCGAGGCGCGGCTCAGCTCCATGACCGACCGGGCGATCCGGGCGGGTGATCTGCTACGGACGCGGGTCGACGTGGACCGCTCTGCCCAGAACCAGCAATTGCTGGAATCCATGGACGCGCGATCGGACCTGCAATTGCGGCTGCAAAAGACGGTGGAGGGCCTGTCGATCGTGGCGATCAGCTATTACGCGGTAAACCTTGTCGTCTACCTGATCTCCCCCCTGTCGGAGCCGTTGGGATTGCAGGAGACGTGGTTGACGGCCATTGCGGTTCTGCCGACCGTGTTCCTGGTCTGGCTGGTGGTGCGCTCGATCCGGAAGAGCATCGAGAAGTAA
- a CDS encoding SDR family NAD(P)-dependent oxidoreductase, which produces MEHHGRHALVTGGGTGIGLAIATALADAGAEVTITGRDAERLEKIAADHPRLHPLAMDVTDAEGVRDGITRAAAARGPVAICVANAGIAEPLSFRKQTPEHWRRTMATNLDGVFLTFQAAMETVGREDWGRMIAISSIAGLRGLKGAIAYTASKHGVIGMIRGLSEEYMGGALTFNAICPGYVDTPIVDRNAAMIAEHQGVSEEEARGYLARANRHKRMLEPDEISATALWLCSDAARSVNGQAIQIAGGHVT; this is translated from the coding sequence ATGGAACATCACGGACGGCATGCATTGGTCACAGGCGGCGGGACGGGGATCGGGCTGGCCATCGCCACTGCGCTGGCGGATGCGGGGGCGGAGGTGACGATCACCGGGCGCGATGCGGAGCGGCTGGAGAAGATTGCCGCCGATCATCCGCGCCTCCACCCGCTTGCCATGGATGTGACCGATGCGGAGGGCGTCCGCGACGGCATCACCCGGGCCGCCGCCGCGCGCGGGCCCGTCGCGATCTGCGTGGCCAATGCGGGCATTGCGGAGCCGCTCTCCTTTCGCAAACAAACGCCCGAGCATTGGCGCCGCACGATGGCAACTAACCTCGACGGTGTGTTCCTGACCTTTCAGGCCGCGATGGAGACCGTTGGTCGGGAGGATTGGGGCCGGATGATCGCCATTTCCTCCATCGCTGGTTTGCGCGGACTGAAGGGCGCGATTGCCTACACCGCCTCCAAACACGGGGTGATCGGCATGATCCGGGGGCTGAGCGAGGAATACATGGGCGGTGCGCTCACCTTCAACGCGATCTGCCCGGGCTATGTCGACACCCCCATCGTGGACCGAAACGCGGCCATGATCGCCGAGCACCAGGGCGTGTCGGAGGAGGAGGCCCGCGGCTACCTTGCCCGCGCCAACCGCCACAAGCGCATGCTGGAACCGGACGAGATTTCGGCCACCGCGCTCTGGCTCTGCTCCGACGCGGCGCGTTCGGTCAACGGTCAGGCGATCCAGATCGCGGGTGGCCATGTAACCTGA
- a CDS encoding AMP-binding protein, protein MPSDRLIPRLAPWAEMRAGFAWDIPERLNIAEVCCERWARRHPDRIAVRHIGPPDELWTYGDLKVASDSLAAHLAGRGVGRGDRVAIVMGQNPRVLVAHLAAFKLGAISLPLFTLFGEDALRYRLSDSGASAVIVEAASEDKVRAVTDAPVILSTKARAGETSLDEAMAEVASVSVVDTDRDDPAVMIYTSGTTGDPKGVLHGHRFLYGHLPCVELAYGGFPQAGDVAWTPADWAWIGGLMDMALPSLFYGVPLISHRFAKFDPAAAYALMREEGVTGAFLPPTALRLLRQSPAPDGLRLRAIGSGGEALGADLLDWSHGALKCPINEFYGQTEANLVVAACDGMMTRAPGAMGLPVPGHDVAVLGPEDRPVAAGEVGEICVTTPDPVMMLRYWNKPEATARKIVNGWLRTGDLATIRADGQLTFHARDDDVITSAGYRIGPVEIEQALCTHPDVTLAAVVGEPDPIRTQIVVAHVVLRAGAEVSDAALQTLVRDKVSAHLVPRKIIRTDTLPMTATGKILRRALRPD, encoded by the coding sequence TTGCCGAGTGACCGGCTGATCCCACGGCTTGCACCCTGGGCGGAGATGCGCGCGGGGTTCGCGTGGGACATTCCCGAGCGGCTCAACATCGCGGAGGTCTGTTGCGAGAGATGGGCGCGTCGCCATCCCGATCGCATCGCCGTGCGCCATATCGGCCCGCCGGACGAGCTTTGGACCTACGGCGACCTGAAAGTGGCCTCCGACAGCCTGGCGGCGCATCTGGCGGGACGCGGGGTGGGACGGGGCGACAGGGTGGCCATCGTCATGGGCCAGAACCCGCGGGTCCTCGTGGCGCATCTGGCGGCGTTCAAGCTTGGCGCGATCTCCCTCCCGCTTTTCACGTTGTTCGGGGAGGATGCCCTGCGCTACCGCCTGTCGGATAGCGGGGCCAGCGCCGTGATCGTGGAGGCGGCGTCGGAGGACAAGGTGCGCGCCGTCACCGATGCGCCCGTAATCCTGTCGACCAAGGCCCGGGCGGGAGAAACCTCGCTTGATGAAGCGATGGCCGAGGTGGCATCCGTTTCCGTGGTCGACACAGATCGCGACGACCCTGCGGTGATGATCTACACCTCCGGCACGACGGGCGATCCGAAGGGCGTGCTCCACGGTCATCGGTTCCTCTACGGCCACCTGCCTTGCGTGGAACTGGCCTATGGCGGCTTTCCGCAAGCGGGCGATGTGGCGTGGACCCCGGCGGATTGGGCGTGGATCGGTGGGCTGATGGATATGGCTCTGCCGAGCCTCTTCTACGGCGTGCCGCTGATCTCTCACCGCTTCGCGAAATTCGATCCCGCCGCCGCCTATGCCCTGATGCGGGAAGAGGGCGTCACCGGGGCCTTCCTGCCGCCGACGGCCTTGCGCCTTTTGCGGCAGTCGCCCGCGCCGGATGGTCTGCGCCTGCGCGCCATCGGATCGGGCGGCGAGGCGCTGGGTGCCGACCTGCTGGACTGGAGCCACGGTGCACTCAAGTGCCCGATCAACGAATTCTACGGCCAGACCGAGGCGAACCTTGTCGTGGCTGCCTGTGACGGCATGATGACGCGCGCGCCCGGGGCCATGGGCCTGCCCGTACCCGGCCACGATGTCGCGGTTCTGGGGCCCGAGGATCGGCCCGTTGCAGCGGGGGAGGTGGGGGAAATCTGCGTCACCACCCCCGACCCGGTCATGATGCTGCGCTACTGGAACAAACCCGAGGCGACGGCGAGGAAGATCGTGAATGGCTGGCTGCGCACCGGCGATCTAGCCACGATACGCGCCGACGGCCAGCTGACCTTCCATGCCCGCGATGACGACGTGATCACATCGGCGGGCTACCGCATCGGCCCGGTGGAAATCGAACAGGCGCTTTGCACCCATCCGGACGTGACGCTGGCCGCCGTGGTCGGGGAACCGGACCCGATCCGCACGCAAATCGTCGTGGCCCATGTCGTCCTGCGCGCGGGCGCGGAGGTTTCGGATGCGGCGCTGCAAACCCTCGTCCGTGACAAGGTCTCCGCCCATCTCGTCCCGCGCAAGATCATCCGCACCGACACGTTGCCGATGACCGCCACGGGCAAGATCCTGCGCCGGGCGCTGCGCCCGGACTGA
- a CDS encoding Dps family protein: protein MQPAADLSPNAQTAICEALNQSVAETAVATMLAQNFHWNVTGMAFGPLHTLFQEIYEDHFVAQDDLAERIKALDGHAEGMLAGMVARSKVAEHDGHAEDREMIEALKTAQETLAATLGAAGALAAEHGDTLTEDLCIARGQTHEKFAWMLRAHLR from the coding sequence ATGCAACCCGCAGCCGATCTGAGCCCGAATGCGCAAACCGCGATTTGCGAGGCCCTGAACCAATCCGTCGCAGAAACCGCCGTTGCCACGATGCTGGCCCAGAATTTCCACTGGAACGTGACGGGCATGGCCTTTGGTCCGCTGCACACGCTGTTTCAGGAAATCTACGAGGATCATTTCGTGGCCCAGGATGATCTGGCCGAGCGGATCAAGGCACTGGACGGCCACGCCGAAGGGATGCTGGCGGGGATGGTGGCGCGCTCAAAGGTGGCCGAACATGACGGCCATGCCGAGGATCGCGAGATGATCGAGGCGCTGAAAACCGCCCAGGAAACCCTTGCCGCGACCCTGGGGGCCGCTGGCGCGCTGGCCGCCGAGCACGGCGACACGCTGACCGAAGACCTGTGCATCGCACGCGGCCAGACCCACGAAAAATTCGCCTGGATGCTCCGCGCGCATTTGCGCTGA
- a CDS encoding poly-gamma-glutamate hydrolase family protein, with amino-acid sequence MVDRYGSFAELAAENTEGVEYRIRVTDRGSPVLILAPHGGTIEPETAEIAEAIAGDDLSFYAFEALQPGAFGDFHITSHKFDEPRALEIVEQSSLAVAIHGRRDDGTDKVWIGGRAREAGNAISAALEEAGYGAERNKRLPGLHETNICNRTKTGAGVQLELSRTMRRHLAAHPAALDAFAIAVRAGIAAVTPT; translated from the coding sequence ATGGTCGACCGGTACGGGAGCTTCGCGGAACTGGCCGCCGAGAATACGGAAGGCGTGGAGTATCGCATCCGCGTGACGGATCGCGGTAGCCCGGTGCTGATCCTCGCGCCCCATGGCGGAACGATCGAGCCGGAGACGGCGGAGATTGCGGAGGCGATCGCGGGTGACGACCTGTCCTTCTATGCGTTCGAGGCGTTGCAGCCCGGCGCATTCGGCGATTTCCACATCACGTCCCACAAGTTTGATGAGCCGCGCGCCCTGGAGATCGTGGAACAATCCTCCCTCGCGGTGGCGATCCACGGGCGCCGCGATGACGGCACGGACAAGGTCTGGATCGGCGGGCGCGCGCGTGAGGCGGGGAATGCGATTTCAGCGGCCCTGGAAGAGGCGGGCTATGGGGCGGAGCGTAACAAGCGCCTTCCCGGCCTGCACGAGACCAATATCTGCAATCGCACGAAGACGGGCGCGGGGGTTCAGCTCGAATTGTCCCGCACGATGCGACGGCACTTGGCGGCACATCCGGCCGCGTTGGACGCCTTCGCCATTGCGGTGCGAGCCGGGATAGCGGCGGTCACTCCGACATAG
- a CDS encoding DUF1289 domain-containing protein, with amino-acid sequence MPKPVPSPCIDVCKFRRGGHCIGCSMTKAQKSMFKSLKKPAHQRAFVDMLLAQQDVMGKFSHWAPAYARKCLKKGTKPPFKVTAEKKKAG; translated from the coding sequence ATGCCCAAGCCCGTTCCCAGCCCCTGTATCGACGTCTGCAAGTTCCGCCGCGGCGGCCATTGCATCGGCTGCTCAATGACCAAGGCGCAGAAGTCGATGTTCAAGTCGCTCAAGAAACCGGCCCACCAACGGGCCTTTGTCGACATGCTTCTGGCGCAGCAGGACGTGATGGGGAAATTCTCCCACTGGGCACCGGCCTATGCACGCAAATGCCTGAAGAAGGGCACGAAGCCCCCCTTCAAGGTGACGGCGGAAAAGAAAAAGGCGGGCTGA
- the hemP gene encoding hemin uptake protein HemP: MTEPDRTPPPLPRDQPIYDAHRLIGPDGTALIVLDEKTYTLRITRAGKMILTK; encoded by the coding sequence ATGACCGAACCAGACAGAACGCCCCCGCCCCTGCCGCGTGACCAGCCGATCTACGATGCCCACAGGCTGATCGGCCCGGACGGCACCGCGCTGATCGTTCTGGACGAAAAGACCTATACCCTGCGCATCACCCGCGCGGGAAAGATGATCCTCACGAAGTAG
- the moaA gene encoding GTP 3',8-cyclase MoaA — protein sequence MDQTAPLIDPFARAITYLRVSVTDRCDFRCVYCMSENMQFLPKKELLTLEELDRMCSTFIRLGVRKLRITGGEPLVRRGIMTFFDGMKRHLDAGTLDELTLTTNGSQLARFAEPLYAAGVRRINVSLDTIDAAKFAEITRWGRLQQVLDGIDAAQEAGLRVKINAVALKDFNEDELFTLQDWCRARDMDLTFIEVMPMGDLGNEDRLDQYWSLKDLRARLAERFTLTDLPLRTGGPARYVRLEETGQTIGFITPLTHNFCESCNRVRLTCTGQLYMCLGQEDMADLRAPLRASEGDGLLEDAIRRAINLKPKGHDFDYSRQAVDGQMSRHMSHTGG from the coding sequence ATGGACCAGACCGCCCCCCTCATCGACCCGTTCGCCCGCGCGATCACCTACCTGCGGGTCAGCGTGACGGATCGCTGCGATTTCCGCTGCGTCTATTGCATGTCCGAGAACATGCAGTTCCTTCCTAAGAAGGAGCTTCTGACGCTGGAAGAGCTGGACCGAATGTGCTCCACCTTCATCCGCCTGGGCGTGCGCAAGTTGCGCATTACGGGGGGGGAGCCCCTGGTGCGCCGCGGTATCATGACCTTCTTCGACGGCATGAAACGCCACCTCGACGCAGGCACGCTGGACGAGCTGACGCTGACCACCAACGGCTCCCAACTGGCGCGCTTTGCGGAGCCGCTCTATGCCGCGGGCGTGCGGCGCATCAACGTTTCGCTCGATACGATCGACGCGGCGAAATTCGCGGAAATCACCAGATGGGGCCGCCTTCAACAGGTCCTCGACGGTATCGACGCGGCGCAGGAGGCGGGCCTGCGGGTCAAGATCAACGCCGTGGCGTTGAAGGACTTCAACGAGGACGAGCTGTTCACGTTGCAAGATTGGTGCCGCGCCCGCGACATGGACCTGACCTTCATCGAGGTCATGCCGATGGGCGATCTGGGCAACGAGGATCGGCTGGACCAATACTGGTCCCTCAAGGACCTGCGGGCCCGTCTGGCCGAGCGGTTCACCCTGACCGACCTTCCGCTGCGCACCGGCGGCCCGGCCCGCTACGTGCGGTTGGAGGAGACCGGCCAGACCATCGGCTTCATCACGCCGCTCACGCATAATTTTTGCGAAAGCTGCAACCGCGTGCGCCTGACCTGCACGGGGCAGCTCTACATGTGCCTGGGACAAGAGGACATGGCCGACCTTCGTGCGCCGCTGCGCGCGTCGGAGGGCGATGGGTTGCTGGAGGATGCCATTCGCCGGGCGATCAACCTCAAGCCGAAGGGCCACGATTTCGACTATTCCCGGCAGGCCGTGGATGGACAGATGAGCCGTCATATGAGTCATACGGGCGGGTGA
- a CDS encoding NAD(P)(+) transhydrogenase (Re/Si-specific) subunit beta encodes MDFGFTIAAYAVAAVLFILSLGGLSGQESAKRAVWYGIAGMAIAVIATLIGPGAGLWIISLILIAGGAAVGYQLATRVQMTQMPELVAIMHSLVGLAAVFVGFNAHIEIVRVAGIFADAGLPFPQPEGPLSDGAYALLGTLSNFAELVGKKTGVEIGILRVELALGIWIGAVTFTGSVVAYGKLSGNSSMLPFKIDTSAKQLPGGHMLNAAAAALSVILLIMYLSGSGGWTLVLLAALALFIGYHLIMGIGGADMPVVVSMLNSYSGWAAAAIGFSLGNDLLIVVGALVGSSGAILSYIMCKAMNRSFVSVILGGFGGAKGEQMAVEGEQVAIDADGVASALNEADSVVIVPGYGMAVAQAQGAVADLTRKLRAQGKEVRFAIHPVAGRLPGHMNVLLAEAKVPYDIVLEMDEINEDFPDTDVVIVIGSNDIVNPAAQDDPNSPIAGMPVLEVWKAKQVFVSKRGQGTGYSGIENPLFFKDNTRMFYGDAKASLDTLLPKID; translated from the coding sequence ATGGATTTCGGATTCACCATTGCCGCCTACGCGGTTGCAGCCGTTCTCTTCATCCTGTCGCTGGGGGGCCTTTCGGGGCAGGAAAGCGCCAAACGCGCGGTCTGGTACGGGATTGCCGGTATGGCCATCGCGGTTATCGCCACCCTGATCGGGCCAGGCGCGGGGCTTTGGATCATCTCCCTGATCCTGATCGCGGGCGGCGCGGCGGTGGGCTATCAGCTCGCCACGCGGGTGCAGATGACACAGATGCCCGAACTGGTGGCGATCATGCATTCCCTTGTGGGTCTGGCCGCCGTCTTCGTGGGGTTCAACGCCCATATCGAGATCGTGCGCGTGGCCGGTATCTTTGCTGATGCGGGCCTGCCGTTCCCGCAGCCTGAAGGGCCGCTGAGCGATGGGGCCTATGCGCTGCTTGGCACCTTGTCGAATTTCGCGGAGCTTGTGGGCAAGAAAACCGGGGTCGAGATCGGCATCCTGCGTGTCGAACTGGCCCTTGGCATCTGGATCGGGGCCGTGACGTTCACCGGCTCCGTCGTGGCATACGGCAAGCTCTCGGGCAACTCGTCGATGCTGCCGTTCAAGATCGACACCTCGGCCAAGCAATTGCCCGGTGGCCATATGCTGAACGCGGCGGCGGCGGCTTTGTCGGTGATCCTGCTGATCATGTATCTCAGCGGGTCTGGCGGCTGGACACTGGTTCTGCTGGCGGCTCTTGCGCTCTTCATCGGCTATCACCTGATCATGGGGATCGGCGGGGCGGACATGCCCGTCGTCGTCTCCATGCTGAACTCCTATTCCGGGTGGGCAGCGGCGGCGATCGGCTTCTCGCTTGGCAATGATCTGTTGATCGTGGTGGGCGCGCTCGTCGGCTCCTCCGGTGCGATCCTCAGCTACATCATGTGCAAGGCGATGAACCGCAGCTTCGTGTCGGTGATCCTGGGCGGCTTCGGCGGTGCCAAGGGCGAGCAGATGGCGGTGGAGGGCGAACAGGTCGCCATTGACGCGGACGGCGTCGCCTCGGCGCTGAATGAAGCCGATAGCGTGGTGATCGTACCGGGCTACGGCATGGCAGTGGCGCAGGCGCAAGGCGCGGTGGCGGATCTGACCCGCAAGCTGCGCGCCCAGGGCAAGGAGGTGCGCTTCGCGATCCACCCCGTTGCGGGGCGTCTGCCGGGGCACATGAACGTGCTGCTGGCCGAAGCCAAGGTGCCCTACGACATCGTGCTGGAGATGGACGAGATCAACGAGGACTTCCCCGATACGGACGTCGTCATCGTCATCGGCTCCAACGACATCGTGAACCCCGCGGCGCAGGACGACCCCAACTCCCCCATCGCGGGGATGCCGGTGCTGGAAGTCTGGAAGGCCAAGCAGGTCTTCGTCAGCAAGCGCGGGCAGGGGACCGGCTATTCCGGGATCGAAAATCCGCTGTTCTTCAAGGACAATACGCGGATGTTCTACGGCGATGCGAAGGCGTCGCTCGATACGCTCCTGCCCAAGATCGACTGA
- a CDS encoding cobalamin biosynthesis protein CobQ, whose translation MNTPAHLIFGAAAFGRPDRRWTLTAALCGAMVPDLSLYLLVGWHLVVLGTDAQIVFGQLYFSDTWQTIFAIDNSLILWGVFVGVALWRRWPVLLAFAGAGLLHIALDFPLHAGDGRPHFWPLSTWVFDSPFSYWDSRHGARWIGPLELAASAALTIVLWRRVRELPWRALFAVLLLAEAASNNIWLLVF comes from the coding sequence GTGAACACGCCCGCCCACCTGATCTTCGGGGCCGCCGCCTTCGGGCGGCCCGACCGGCGCTGGACGCTGACGGCGGCATTGTGCGGGGCAATGGTGCCGGACCTGTCGCTTTACCTGCTGGTGGGTTGGCATCTGGTGGTCCTGGGAACCGATGCGCAGATCGTTTTCGGCCAGCTCTATTTCTCCGACACGTGGCAGACCATCTTCGCCATCGACAATTCGTTGATCCTGTGGGGCGTATTTGTAGGTGTGGCGCTGTGGCGGCGCTGGCCCGTGCTGCTGGCCTTCGCGGGCGCGGGCCTGCTGCATATCGCGCTTGATTTCCCGCTGCATGCGGGCGACGGGCGGCCGCATTTCTGGCCCCTGTCCACATGGGTATTCGACAGCCCGTTCAGCTATTGGGACAGCCGCCATGGCGCGCGATGGATCGGGCCGCTGGAACTCGCGGCAAGCGCGGCGCTGACCATTGTGCTGTGGCGGCGGGTGCGCGAATTGCCGTGGCGTGCGCTTTTCGCGGTGCTACTGCTGGCGGAGGCGGCGTCCAACAATATCTGGCTGCTGGTGTTCTGA
- a CDS encoding Re/Si-specific NAD(P)(+) transhydrogenase subunit alpha, whose protein sequence is MKIGAPKEVEAGEARVAMTPESALQLQKLGYECVIEAGAGAAAGFTDQAYKDAGVEVVKTAAALWKAADVVAKVRPPTTAETKKMREGQLLISFFYPGQNEKLMEKAKAAGTNVIAMDMVPRISRAQKMDALSSMANIAGYRAVIEAGNNFGRFFTGQVTAAGKVPPAKILVVGAGVAGLAAIGTATSLGAITYAFDVRPEVAEQVESMGAEFVFLDFEEEQQDGSATGGYASVSSPEFAAAQLAKFRELAPDMDIVITTALIPGRDAPELWTEDMVASMKPGSVIVDLAAERGGNCKLTVKDEKIVTDNGVTIIGYTDFPSRMAAQSSTLYGNNIRHMMADLTPEKDGVVHHNMDDDVIRGATAVFDKEITFPPPPPKVAAIAAKPKAPAAKELTPEEKRANEVAAFKAQTKNQVTLIGIGAVLVLAVGLIAPASFMQHFIVFILSVFIGFQVIWNVAHSLHTPLMAVTNAISSIIILGALIQIGSSSVIITILAALGIFMASVNIFGGFLVTRRMLAMFQKS, encoded by the coding sequence ATGAAGATCGGGGCTCCGAAGGAAGTGGAAGCCGGGGAAGCGCGGGTGGCGATGACGCCGGAGTCCGCGCTTCAGCTTCAGAAGCTGGGATATGAGTGCGTGATCGAGGCGGGCGCGGGCGCGGCGGCCGGATTCACGGATCAGGCCTACAAGGATGCGGGCGTCGAGGTGGTGAAGACCGCCGCCGCCCTGTGGAAAGCGGCCGATGTCGTCGCCAAGGTCCGTCCGCCCACAACGGCAGAAACCAAGAAGATGCGCGAGGGTCAGCTTCTGATCAGCTTCTTCTATCCCGGTCAGAACGAAAAACTGATGGAGAAGGCCAAGGCCGCGGGCACCAACGTGATCGCCATGGACATGGTCCCGCGTATCTCCCGCGCGCAGAAGATGGATGCCCTGTCCTCCATGGCCAACATCGCGGGTTACCGTGCGGTGATCGAAGCGGGCAACAATTTCGGTCGTTTCTTCACGGGCCAGGTCACCGCCGCCGGCAAGGTGCCGCCCGCCAAGATCCTTGTGGTCGGGGCCGGTGTCGCGGGCCTTGCCGCCATCGGCACGGCCACGTCCCTCGGTGCGATCACCTACGCGTTCGACGTGCGCCCCGAAGTGGCCGAGCAGGTCGAATCGATGGGCGCGGAATTCGTCTTCCTCGATTTCGAGGAGGAGCAGCAGGACGGATCGGCGACCGGTGGCTATGCCTCCGTCTCCAGCCCGGAATTCGCGGCTGCGCAGCTGGCAAAGTTCCGCGAATTGGCGCCGGACATGGATATCGTCATCACCACGGCGCTGATCCCGGGCCGCGACGCGCCGGAATTGTGGACCGAGGATATGGTCGCCTCGATGAAACCCGGTTCGGTCATCGTGGACCTTGCCGCGGAGCGGGGCGGCAATTGCAAGCTGACCGTCAAGGACGAGAAGATCGTCACCGACAACGGCGTCACGATCATCGGCTACACGGATTTCCCCAGCCGGATGGCGGCGCAATCCTCCACCCTTTACGGCAACAACATCCGTCACATGATGGCCGACCTGACGCCCGAAAAGGACGGTGTGGTCCATCACAACATGGACGACGACGTGATCCGGGGGGCGACGGCGGTCTTCGACAAGGAGATCACGTTCCCACCGCCGCCGCCCAAGGTCGCGGCCATCGCGGCCAAGCCCAAGGCACCCGCCGCTAAGGAACTGACGCCAGAGGAGAAGCGCGCCAACGAGGTCGCCGCCTTCAAGGCGCAGACCAAGAACCAGGTGACGCTGATCGGGATCGGCGCGGTGCTGGTGCTTGCCGTGGGCCTGATCGCGCCTGCATCCTTCATGCAGCACTTCATCGTGTTCATCTTGTCGGTCTTCATCGGCTTCCAGGTGATCTGGAACGTGGCCCATTCGCTGCACACGCCGCTGATGGCGGTGACGAACGCGATCTCCTCGATCATCATCCTGGGCGCGTTGATCCAGATCGGATCAAGTTCGGTCATCATCACGATCCTTGCCGCGCTTGGGATCTTCATGGCCTCCGTCAATATCTTCGGTGGCTTCCTCGTGACACGGCGGATGCTCGCCATGTTCCAGAAATCGTAA